The following are encoded in a window of Chloroflexota bacterium genomic DNA:
- a CDS encoding TolB family protein: MGHLSKLVKHLRLRMLLLVLGLVSCQPATTDLSMITPSTETLVATLAPEVVAIPSPSITSPPPVSTPSTAGWILYQSDTYFYLINAGRGGSTRYQGFDLSWSPDGQRIVFTDRKNIYVMHVDGSGLTVVTNFDKSDKEGVRFYPHWSPDGKRIAFWSSDGFYYALYVVSADGSDLSYLASIGLAGLGYKEPIWSPNSRQIVYSRTSEHEKRPSSIFIIDVGLGAGKHLTDRGDEYCLETCPSDFDPIWAPNGQQIVFTSTRDGNYETYRINSDGSHEVRLTDDPAYDGELNWSPDGQRIVFVSARDGNPEIYVMNADGSDQSRLTNNTAVDGQPAWSPDGQRIVFASARDGNDEIYLMNADGSNQIRLTNTPTEEDGHPIWSPQLEGNN, translated from the coding sequence ATGGGCCATCTATCTAAACTAGTCAAACATCTGCGCCTGAGAATGCTCTTACTCGTACTTGGATTGGTGTCGTGCCAGCCTGCAACAACAGATCTGTCGATGATTACACCAAGTACTGAAACTTTGGTTGCGACACTGGCCCCAGAAGTAGTAGCTATACCAAGCCCTTCCATAACCTCTCCTCCGCCGGTATCAACTCCTTCCACCGCTGGATGGATTCTTTATCAGAGTGATACATATTTCTATCTCATTAATGCTGGTAGAGGTGGCTCAACCCGCTATCAGGGATTTGACCTCTCCTGGTCACCTGATGGACAACGGATTGTATTTACAGACAGGAAAAACATTTATGTGATGCATGTTGATGGAAGCGGATTAACTGTCGTTACTAATTTTGACAAATCTGATAAAGAAGGCGTCCGTTTCTATCCGCACTGGTCGCCAGATGGTAAACGGATTGCTTTCTGGTCATCAGATGGCTTTTATTACGCTCTATATGTTGTAAGTGCCGACGGTAGTGATCTGAGCTACTTGGCTAGCATTGGGCTTGCTGGTTTGGGTTATAAGGAGCCAATATGGTCGCCGAATAGCCGGCAAATTGTCTATTCGCGGACTAGTGAACATGAAAAAAGACCCTCCTCGATTTTTATTATCGATGTGGGGTTGGGGGCAGGAAAACACCTGACTGATCGAGGAGATGAGTACTGTCTAGAAACTTGTCCAAGCGATTTTGATCCGATCTGGGCTCCAAATGGACAGCAGATTGTTTTTACATCTACACGTGATGGCAACTATGAAACCTACCGGATAAATAGCGATGGTAGCCATGAAGTTCGCCTTACTGACGATCCGGCTTATGATGGCGAGTTGAATTGGTCACCGGATGGGCAACGAATTGTATTTGTGTCTGCAAGAGATGGCAACCCTGAAATCTATGTCATGAACGCGGATGGAAGTGATCAGTCTCGTTTGACTAATAACACAGCTGTGGATGGACAACCTGCTTGGTCACCGGACGGGCAACGAATTGTGTTTGCGTCTGCACGAGATGGCAATGATGAAATCTACCTTATGAATGCCGATGGAAGCAACCAGATCCGCTTGACCAACACCCCGACGGAAGAAGATGGGCACCCAATTTGGTCGCCACAATTAGAAGGAAACAATTAG
- a CDS encoding NAD-dependent epimerase/dehydratase family protein — translation MKFLVTGGAGFLGSALANRLANDGHEVHVIDDLSAGDPARLNPKVLFTRGDVNDRPKLWTLLQEVQCVYHLAARVSVAESVLYPREYNATNVGGTVSVMEAMRDVGVRRVVLASSGAVYGENGTQPLHEDLTPDPASPYAVSKLAAESYVRTIGKLWGIETVILRVFNAYGPDQPLPAAHSPVIPRFLKRALGGGSVVLASDGSQTRDYVYVTDVVSALVAAAFTGGIDRQVINVGSGVETSGHELVRVIGNVIGKSIDVVHNPLESGGVSRMKADLTKAEAMLNYRPRVSLAEGLRQMVESDVRFQVSPA, via the coding sequence ATGAAATTTCTTGTCACGGGCGGCGCGGGCTTTCTTGGCTCGGCGCTGGCCAACCGGTTGGCCAATGACGGCCACGAAGTTCATGTGATTGACGACCTCTCGGCTGGCGACCCGGCCCGGCTCAACCCGAAGGTGCTGTTCACTCGCGGCGATGTGAATGACCGCCCCAAGCTGTGGACTCTGTTGCAGGAAGTGCAGTGCGTCTATCACCTGGCGGCGCGGGTCTCGGTGGCCGAGTCGGTGCTATACCCACGCGAGTACAATGCCACCAACGTCGGCGGCACGGTGAGCGTGATGGAAGCCATGCGCGACGTGGGCGTGCGGCGGGTGGTGCTGGCCTCGTCGGGCGCGGTGTATGGCGAGAATGGGACCCAACCGCTTCACGAAGACCTCACCCCTGATCCGGCTTCGCCTTACGCCGTGAGCAAACTGGCCGCCGAGTCTTACGTCCGCACCATCGGCAAGTTGTGGGGCATCGAAACCGTCATCCTGCGCGTCTTCAACGCTTACGGCCCCGACCAACCATTGCCGGCGGCTCATTCGCCCGTCATCCCCCGCTTTCTCAAACGCGCCCTCGGCGGCGGCTCGGTGGTGCTGGCCAGCGACGGCAGTCAGACTCGCGACTACGTTTATGTGACCGACGTGGTGAGCGCGCTCGTGGCGGCGGCCTTCACCGGCGGCATTGACCGACAGGTGATCAACGTCGGCAGCGGCGTGGAGACAAGCGGCCACGAGTTGGTGAGAGTCATCGGCAACGTCATTGGCAAATCCATTGACGTTGTTCACAACCCGCTCGAAAGCGGCGGCGTCTCACGCATGAAGGCCGACCTGACCAAAGCCGAAGCCATGTTGAATTATCGCCCCCGCGTCTCGCTGGCCGAAGGTTTGCGGCAGATGGTTGAGAGTGATGTTCGATTTCAGGTTAGCCCGGCCTGA
- a CDS encoding Hsp20/alpha crystallin family protein, with the protein MFVRSTQLLTITYVRPWRPPTDVYETETDVVVEVEIAGMRDEDFHVSLEGRLLTISGTRADKPRERRAYHEMEIPSGEFRTDLELPVTIDTDAIRAVYEDGFLRIRLQKA; encoded by the coding sequence ATGTTCGTTCGCTCTACTCAACTGCTCACGATCACCTACGTGCGCCCGTGGCGGCCTCCCACCGACGTTTACGAAACCGAAACCGACGTGGTGGTGGAAGTCGAAATCGCCGGCATGCGCGACGAGGATTTCCACGTCTCGCTCGAAGGCCGGCTGTTGACCATTAGCGGGACGCGGGCTGACAAGCCGCGTGAGCGGCGGGCTTACCACGAGATGGAAATACCCTCCGGCGAATTTCGGACTGACCTTGAACTGCCGGTGACTATTGACACGGACGCCATCCGGGCCGTCTACGAAGATGGCTTTCTGCGAATTCGATTGCAGAAAGCGTAG
- a CDS encoding stage II sporulation protein M translates to MAAGTLSRSDFSRAFVIARREIRDGFRDWRIIAPILVLTLFFPALMNFTASQAVAFVSEYGAPVIGDRLIPFLLMIVGFFPISVSLVIALESFVGEKERFSLEPLLTSPLSNIQLYVGKTLAATVPPLLAAYLGIIVYLVGLYISLRWTPPPVLLLQIVTLTTVQATVMVSGAVVISTQTTSVRAANLLASFIVIPMALLVQGESLVMFWGRYDVLWVIIFGLVMINAVLVRMGVRLFNREELLGRELDELNFPQMARVCWREFAGEAKGSLFRWYQIEVTKSLRHMRWPILMMALASVAGYFVGQYYASVFQFPPEMMDLTNISSGLRERLEQFGLFSASGVGLILFQNLRAVLIAAALGVFSFGVLAVVILMLPTTLAGYFAGQLALAGYNPFLFLIAFILPHGILEIPAVILVGAATINLGASLISPPPGKTVIDGWLMALADWLKIFIGLVVPMLAGAALLEVFVTPNIVVAMLGR, encoded by the coding sequence ATGGCCGCCGGAACTTTATCCCGCTCCGATTTCAGCCGCGCCTTCGTCATCGCCCGCCGCGAGATTCGCGACGGCTTTCGCGACTGGCGCATCATCGCGCCCATCCTCGTTCTCACCCTCTTCTTCCCGGCGCTCATGAACTTCACCGCCAGCCAGGCCGTGGCCTTTGTGAGCGAATACGGCGCGCCCGTCATCGGCGACCGCCTCATCCCCTTCCTGCTGATGATCGTCGGCTTCTTCCCGATCTCGGTCTCGCTCGTCATCGCCCTCGAAAGTTTTGTCGGCGAGAAGGAACGCTTCTCGCTCGAGCCTTTGCTCACCTCGCCGCTCTCCAACATCCAGCTTTACGTTGGCAAAACGCTGGCCGCCACCGTGCCGCCCCTGCTGGCCGCTTACCTCGGCATCATCGTTTACCTGGTCGGTTTGTATATCAGCCTGCGCTGGACGCCGCCGCCCGTCTTGTTGCTTCAGATCGTGACCCTGACGACGGTGCAGGCCACGGTGATGGTGAGCGGGGCGGTGGTCATCTCCACCCAGACCACCAGCGTGCGGGCCGCCAACCTGCTGGCCTCCTTCATTGTCATTCCCATGGCCCTGCTGGTGCAGGGCGAGAGCCTGGTGATGTTCTGGGGGCGCTACGACGTGCTGTGGGTCATCATCTTCGGGCTGGTGATGATCAACGCCGTGCTGGTGCGAATGGGCGTGCGCCTCTTCAACCGCGAAGAACTGCTGGGCCGCGAACTCGACGAACTCAACTTCCCGCAAATGGCCCGCGTGTGCTGGCGCGAATTTGCGGGCGAAGCAAAGGGTTCGCTGTTCCGCTGGTATCAAATTGAAGTGACCAAATCTCTGCGCCACATGCGTTGGCCGATCCTGATGATGGCCCTGGCCAGCGTTGCCGGTTACTTCGTCGGCCAATACTACGCCTCCGTCTTTCAGTTTCCGCCGGAGATGATGGACCTGACAAACATCTCATCCGGTTTGCGCGAACGGCTGGAGCAGTTTGGCCTGTTCTCGGCCAGCGGCGTCGGCCTGATTCTGTTTCAAAACCTGCGGGCGGTGCTGATCGCGGCGGCGCTTGGCGTGTTCAGCTTTGGCGTGCTGGCAGTAGTGATCTTGATGCTGCCGACGACGCTGGCCGGATATTTCGCCGGTCAACTCGCTTTGGCCGGATATAACCCCTTCCTCTTTTTGATCGCCTTTATCCTGCCGCACGGCATTCTCGAAATCCCGGCGGTCATCCTGGTGGGGGCCGCCACCATTAATTTGGGCGCCAGCCTCATCTCGCCCCCGCCGGGCAAAACCGTCATAGACGGCTGGCTGATGGCGCTGGCCGACTGGCTCAAAATTTTCATCGGCCTGGTCGTGCCCATGCTGGCGGGCGCGGCCCTGCTGGAAGTGTTTGTCACGCCCAACATTGTTGTCGCCATGTTAGGACGATAG
- a CDS encoding MogA/MoaB family molybdenum cofactor biosynthesis protein — MRVGIITISDRSSRGERPDAAGPLIAQILTEKFGWDCSLTTVLPDELDQIRDTLIAWADDGRAGLILTTGGTGFAPRDVTPEATRAALEREAPGIPEALRAASLAVTQHAMLSRQVAGIRKRTLIINMPGNPKAVKENLDVLIPILPHALELLGNDPGAEAGHRSV, encoded by the coding sequence ATGCGCGTTGGCATTATCACGATTTCAGATCGCTCCTCACGCGGCGAGCGCCCCGACGCCGCCGGGCCGCTCATCGCCCAAATCCTCACCGAAAAATTTGGCTGGGACTGCTCACTCACCACCGTCCTTCCCGACGAACTCGATCAAATTCGCGACACGCTGATCGCCTGGGCTGACGACGGGCGGGCCGGCTTGATTCTCACCACCGGCGGCACGGGCTTTGCGCCGCGCGACGTGACGCCTGAGGCCACTCGCGCCGCCCTCGAGCGCGAAGCGCCCGGCATCCCCGAAGCCCTGCGCGCCGCCAGCCTGGCCGTTACCCAGCACGCCATGCTCTCGCGGCAGGTGGCCGGCATTCGCAAGCGGACGCTCATCATCAACATGCCCGGCAACCCCAAAGCCGTGAAAGAAAATCTCGACGTGCTGATCCCGATCCTGCCGCACGCGCTCGAACTGCTTGGCAACGATCCGGGCGCAGAGGCCGGGCATCGTTCTGTTTGA
- a CDS encoding prolipoprotein diacylglyceryl transferase: MSIDALGIHLGPLYLRFYGVILVGGAMVSAYVASLEARRKGLNPDYVWDGLIWALIGGIVGARLYHVFTPPPSMVAQGFTTESYFADPIKIFQVWNGGLGIPGGIAGGLLGLWLYTRYAKLNFLTWVDLATPALALGQAIGRWGNFVNQELYGKPTDLPWGIFIEQQNRLPGYTEFERFHPTFLYESILNLAACLALLWIARRFADRLKPGDMFLSYLVMYPTIRFFMELLRLDSSEFGNLNINQMLSIVVAVASGIALMIRHRRQRRMSQKAASNG, translated from the coding sequence ATGTCTATTGACGCACTCGGCATTCACCTCGGCCCGCTCTACCTGCGGTTCTATGGAGTCATTCTCGTCGGCGGAGCGATGGTCAGCGCTTATGTGGCCTCGCTCGAGGCGCGGCGCAAAGGCCTCAACCCGGACTATGTTTGGGACGGCTTGATCTGGGCGCTCATCGGCGGCATCGTCGGCGCGCGGCTCTATCACGTCTTCACCCCGCCGCCGAGCATGGTGGCCCAGGGCTTCACCACCGAATCCTACTTTGCCGATCCGATCAAAATCTTCCAGGTCTGGAACGGCGGCCTCGGCATTCCGGGCGGCATCGCCGGCGGCCTGCTTGGCCTGTGGCTCTACACGCGCTACGCCAAGTTGAATTTCCTCACCTGGGTGGACCTGGCCACCCCGGCTCTGGCTCTGGGTCAGGCCATTGGCCGCTGGGGCAACTTCGTCAACCAGGAACTCTATGGCAAGCCGACGGATTTGCCCTGGGGCATCTTCATCGAGCAACAAAACCGCCTCCCCGGTTACACCGAGTTCGAGCGATTCCACCCAACGTTCCTTTACGAGTCGATCCTCAACCTGGCCGCCTGCCTGGCTCTGCTGTGGATCGCCCGCCGTTTCGCCGACCGCCTCAAACCGGGCGATATGTTCCTGAGCTATCTGGTGATGTACCCCACCATCCGCTTCTTCATGGAATTATTGCGGCTCGACAGCAGTGAATTTGGCAACCTCAACATCAACCAGATGTTGTCTATCGTGGTCGCCGTCGCCAGCGGCATTGCCCTGATGATCCGCCACCGCCGCCAGCGGCGGATGAGCCAAAAGGCGGCCAGCAACGGGTAG
- a CDS encoding GNAT family acetyltransferase, whose product MNVARKNQGRGRIREAELPPVSTFMIRDFNLANDYDAVLALWRSAGPGVHIGLSDTREEIARKLERDPDLFLVAEDAGRIVGSVMGGWDGRRGTVYHLAVAAEHRGRGVGLALMNELESRLRAKGCYKYYLQVTSDNEDVMRFYEKLGWTRSPNIFMSKTLG is encoded by the coding sequence ATCAATGTCGCAAGAAAGAACCAGGGTCGTGGGCGGATTAGAGAGGCTGAATTGCCTCCAGTCTCAACCTTCATGATCCGCGACTTCAACCTTGCCAATGATTACGACGCCGTCCTTGCCTTGTGGCGCTCCGCCGGGCCGGGCGTCCACATTGGCCTCTCGGACACGCGCGAAGAAATTGCCAGAAAGCTGGAGCGCGACCCTGATTTGTTTTTGGTCGCTGAGGATGCGGGGCGCATTGTTGGCTCGGTAATGGGCGGCTGGGACGGACGACGAGGAACGGTCTATCACCTGGCTGTCGCCGCCGAACATCGCGGGCGCGGCGTTGGCCTGGCGCTCATGAACGAATTGGAGTCGCGCCTCAGGGCCAAAGGCTGTTACAAGTATTACCTGCAAGTAACGTCCGACAACGAAGATGTGATGCGCTTCTACGAAAAGCTTGGCTGGACGCGTTCGCCCAACATCTTCATGAGCAAGACTCTCGGCTGA
- a CDS encoding ABC transporter ATP-binding protein codes for MIEAHALTKHFDDFHAVESVSLSVAAGQVLALLGPNGAGKTTTVRMLTSILKPTSGSATVAGFDVVRDPDGVRANIGVLTEHHGLYLRSSGEEYLDFFAELYGLPRERRRPRIVELLERFGMADAARRRIGEYSKGMRQKLALIRAMLHDPPVLLLDEPTSAMDPQSAKLVRDAIADLRTDRRAIILCTHNLVEAESLADSIAIIRKGRIIASGNPEALKDQLLGPAMMELRLAVPLDGLADSVSDLITVAERGENWLRYSAPDAADLNPRLLNRLAEAKIPVLTLSEVPRSIEAVYLRAVEEDER; via the coding sequence ATGATCGAAGCCCACGCCCTCACCAAACACTTCGACGACTTTCACGCGGTCGAGTCGGTCTCGCTTAGTGTGGCCGCCGGGCAGGTGCTGGCCCTGCTGGGGCCGAACGGCGCCGGCAAGACGACGACGGTGCGGATGCTCACCTCGATCCTCAAACCGACCTCCGGCTCGGCCACGGTAGCCGGCTTCGACGTGGTGCGCGACCCGGACGGCGTGCGGGCTAATATCGGCGTTCTCACCGAGCATCACGGCCTGTACCTTCGCAGTTCGGGCGAAGAGTATCTCGACTTCTTCGCCGAACTCTACGGCCTCCCACGCGAAAGGCGGCGACCCCGGATCGTCGAACTGCTCGAACGGTTCGGCATGGCCGACGCCGCCCGCCGCCGAATCGGCGAATACTCCAAAGGCATGCGCCAAAAGCTGGCTCTCATCCGGGCCATGTTGCACGACCCGCCGGTGCTCCTGCTCGACGAGCCAACGTCGGCCATGGACCCACAAAGCGCCAAGCTGGTGCGTGACGCCATTGCCGACCTTCGCACCGACCGCCGGGCCATCATCCTTTGCACCCACAACCTGGTTGAAGCCGAGTCGCTGGCCGACTCGATTGCCATCATTCGCAAAGGCCGCATCATCGCCAGCGGCAACCCTGAGGCCCTCAAGGATCAACTCCTCGGCCCGGCCATGATGGAACTGCGGCTGGCTGTGCCGCTCGACGGTTTGGCCGACTCTGTTTCCGACCTGATCACTGTGGCCGAACGCGGCGAGAACTGGTTGCGCTACAGCGCGCCAGACGCCGCCGACCTTAACCCGCGCTTGCTCAATCGGCTGGCAGAGGCTAAGATACCCGTGCTCACCCTGTCTGAAGTGCCGCGAAGTATTGAGGCGGTTTACTTGCGGGCGGTGGAGGAGGACGAACGATAG
- a CDS encoding CDP-alcohol phosphatidyltransferase family protein — protein sequence MDTTKTVKPRSLTDWLRARFKWLTEPLGAFAGRLGVHPNVITFAGLLGNVAGAAALAWGNISLGGLIILLMGPVDALDGATARASGQKSPFGAFVDSVTDRYSEAIIFLGLMIHYLRQPGDQAQALVLIFLSFAGSVMVSYAKARAEALNFDANVGWLTRVERYLILAPLLLINQPMAALRLIAVLANVTALQRIFHVRRQFYDKNK from the coding sequence ATGGATACCACTAAAACGGTCAAGCCGCGCTCGCTCACCGACTGGCTTCGCGCTCGCTTCAAGTGGCTCACCGAACCGCTGGGCGCTTTTGCCGGGCGGCTGGGCGTTCACCCGAATGTGATCACCTTCGCCGGGTTGTTGGGCAACGTGGCCGGGGCGGCGGCCCTGGCCTGGGGCAACATCTCGCTCGGCGGCCTCATCATTTTGCTCATGGGGCCGGTGGACGCGCTGGACGGGGCGACGGCCCGCGCCAGCGGCCAGAAGTCGCCCTTCGGCGCGTTCGTGGATTCGGTGACGGATCGCTACTCGGAAGCCATCATCTTTCTGGGTTTGATGATCCATTACTTGCGCCAGCCGGGCGATCAGGCGCAAGCCCTGGTGTTGATCTTTCTCTCGTTCGCCGGCTCGGTGATGGTGTCTTACGCCAAAGCCCGGGCCGAGGCGCTGAACTTCGACGCCAACGTGGGCTGGCTGACGCGGGTGGAACGCTATCTCATTCTCGCTCCGTTACTCCTCATTAACCAGCCGATGGCGGCTTTGCGGTTGATCGCCGTGTTGGCCAACGTTACTGCCCTCCAGCGCATCTTTCATGTGCGGCGGCAGTTTTATGATAAGAACAAGTGA
- a CDS encoding inositol-3-phosphate synthase, with translation MATKKNKKVRVAIVGVGNCASSFVQGLHYYRDAKEKDSVPGLMHVNLAGYHIHDVEISAAFDVVDTKVGLDVAEAIFAYPNNTYKFSDVPKLGVKVERGMTHDGIGKYLAEKVKKAPGPTADIVKILKDTKTDVVVSYLPVGSEMATKWYVEQVLEAGCGFVNCIPVFIASQDYWRKRFEEHGLPIIGDDIKSQVGATITHRVLTNLFVERGVRLDRTYQLNFGGNMDFYNMLERDRLESKKISKTGAVTSQLPYKMEPDNVHVGPSDYVPWLTDRKWCYIRMEGTTFGDVPLNVEVKLEVWDSPNSAGVVIDAVRCAKLALDRGIGGALYSPSSYFMKTPPTQFTDDMARQRTEDFISGKAEN, from the coding sequence GTGGCTACAAAAAAAAATAAAAAAGTCCGCGTAGCGATTGTCGGCGTGGGCAATTGCGCTTCATCATTTGTGCAAGGCTTGCATTACTATCGCGACGCAAAGGAAAAGGACAGCGTGCCCGGCCTGATGCACGTCAACCTGGCCGGCTATCACATCCACGACGTGGAAATCTCCGCCGCCTTCGACGTGGTGGACACCAAAGTTGGCCTCGACGTGGCCGAAGCCATCTTTGCTTACCCCAACAACACCTACAAATTCAGCGACGTGCCCAAGCTGGGGGTGAAGGTCGAGCGCGGCATGACCCACGACGGCATTGGCAAGTACCTGGCCGAGAAGGTCAAGAAAGCGCCCGGCCCCACAGCCGACATTGTCAAGATTCTCAAGGATACCAAGACGGATGTTGTTGTCTCTTATTTGCCGGTCGGCTCGGAGATGGCGACCAAGTGGTACGTGGAGCAGGTGCTGGAAGCCGGTTGCGGCTTCGTCAACTGCATCCCGGTCTTCATCGCCTCGCAGGATTACTGGCGCAAACGGTTTGAAGAGCACGGCCTGCCCATCATCGGCGACGACATCAAGAGCCAGGTCGGGGCGACGATCACCCACCGCGTCCTCACCAACTTGTTCGTCGAGCGCGGCGTCCGCCTCGACCGGACGTATCAACTGAACTTCGGCGGCAACATGGACTTCTACAACATGCTGGAGCGCGACCGGCTGGAGTCCAAGAAGATTTCCAAGACCGGGGCCGTCACTTCGCAGCTGCCCTACAAGATGGAGCCGGACAATGTCCACGTCGGCCCGTCGGATTACGTGCCGTGGCTCACCGACCGCAAGTGGTGTTACATTCGCATGGAAGGCACGACCTTTGGCGACGTGCCCCTCAATGTGGAAGTGAAGCTGGAAGTGTGGGACTCGCCCAATTCGGCGGGGGTGGTGATTGACGCGGTGCGGTGCGCCAAGCTGGCCCTCGACCGGGGAATCGGCGGGGCGCTCTACAGCCCGTCATCCTACTTCATGAAGACGCCGCCTACTCAGTTCACCGACGACATGGCTCGCCAGCGGACGGAAGACTTTATCAGCGGCAAAGCCGAGAACTGA
- a CDS encoding putative DNA binding domain-containing protein has product MSRKPKPKKTPPRAATWRRMDLHLHTPASSDYQESGVAWLDFLQRAEARGLDIIGVTDHNTVAGYRRLRAEIEELELLERLNRLRPDEKKRLDEYRRLLTKILVLPGFEFTATFGFHIIGLFSPATPIRDIEHILLNLNVPSDQLDKGSSTVGATADVLTAYEQIDEAGGLVIAAHANSSNGVAMRGFTFGGQTKIAYTQDPHLHALEVTDLEQKGRRATAAFFNGSKPEYPRRMHCIQGSDAHRLRRDPNSVKNLGLGDRTTEALLDDVSFESLRQLFLGSDFARTRPYRGSLGEVAFDYIQAAREQGPNIVQDFHDSLNGKAKLTAVLADVCAFANINGGTLYIGVSADAKHAPVGVQGAPAAAAKLQKEIASRLLPSLAITVDVQETHGKKIVRVLVPRGDDPPYAIDDNKIYLRQEAETSLAVRDEIVQLTLRGGRLAGVAASQTEAESQAAPVEATTAAASPMTSASAPLDAPRTGVEIVATEKRNGKLYHTVRDLRNGNIVKNVTRSSARHLWRYAIGQAEGAAPNEKAITWHGDLGLIRRQQKGNAIRFDLIQRAPEGVRVYYGVTDDGIHGAWKKVVGGEEE; this is encoded by the coding sequence GTGAGTCGAAAACCTAAACCCAAAAAGACACCCCCTCGCGCCGCAACCTGGCGGCGGATGGACCTTCACCTGCACACCCCGGCCTCCAGCGATTATCAGGAGTCAGGCGTGGCCTGGCTCGATTTTTTGCAAAGGGCCGAAGCGCGCGGCCTCGACATCATCGGCGTCACCGACCACAACACCGTGGCCGGCTACCGCCGCTTGCGGGCCGAGATTGAGGAGCTGGAACTGCTGGAGCGCCTCAACCGCCTGCGCCCGGACGAGAAGAAGCGGCTCGACGAGTACCGTCGCCTGCTGACAAAAATTCTGGTTCTGCCCGGTTTCGAGTTCACTGCCACCTTTGGTTTTCACATCATCGGCCTGTTCTCGCCGGCCACGCCCATTCGCGACATCGAGCACATTCTGCTCAACCTCAACGTCCCATCTGATCAACTTGACAAAGGCTCCTCGACCGTCGGCGCAACGGCTGACGTGTTGACGGCTTACGAACAGATTGACGAGGCGGGCGGGCTGGTCATTGCCGCCCACGCCAACTCGTCCAACGGCGTCGCCATGCGCGGCTTCACCTTCGGCGGGCAAACCAAAATTGCTTACACGCAAGACCCGCACCTGCACGCCCTCGAAGTGACCGATTTGGAGCAGAAGGGCCGCCGGGCCACCGCCGCTTTCTTCAACGGCAGTAAGCCTGAGTATCCGCGCCGCATGCACTGCATTCAAGGCTCGGACGCTCACCGCCTGCGCCGCGACCCCAACAGCGTCAAGAACTTGGGCCTGGGCGACCGCACCACCGAAGCCCTGCTCGACGACGTTTCGTTCGAGTCTCTGCGCCAGCTCTTCCTGGGCAGTGACTTCGCCCGGACGCGGCCTTATCGCGGCAGCCTCGGCGAGGTGGCCTTCGATTACATTCAGGCCGCGCGCGAACAAGGCCCCAACATCGTGCAGGATTTTCACGACAGCCTGAACGGCAAGGCCAAGCTCACGGCAGTGCTGGCCGACGTTTGCGCCTTTGCCAACATCAACGGCGGCACGCTCTACATCGGAGTGAGCGCCGACGCCAAACATGCTCCGGTCGGCGTGCAGGGCGCGCCTGCCGCCGCCGCCAAACTACAAAAAGAAATCGCCTCGCGCTTGTTGCCCTCGCTTGCCATCACCGTGGACGTGCAGGAAACGCACGGTAAGAAGATCGTCCGCGTTCTCGTGCCGCGCGGCGACGACCCGCCTTATGCCATTGACGACAACAAGATTTATCTGCGACAGGAGGCCGAGACCTCGCTGGCCGTGCGCGACGAGATTGTGCAGTTGACTCTTCGGGGAGGCCGCCTCGCCGGAGTGGCCGCTTCGCAAACCGAGGCCGAGTCCCAGGCCGCCCCGGTGGAGGCGACCACGGCGGCGGCCTCCCCGATGACCTCGGCCTCAGCCCCGCTCGACGCGCCGCGCACCGGAGTCGAGATCGTCGCCACCGAAAAACGCAACGGCAAGCTCTATCACACCGTGCGCGATTTGCGAAACGGCAACATCGTCAAGAACGTCACCCGCTCTTCGGCCCGTCACCTGTGGCGCTATGCCATCGGCCAGGCCGAGGGCGCCGCCCCGAACGAAAAGGCCATCACCTGGCACGGCGATTTGGGGTTGATCCGCAGGCAACAAAAAGGCAACGCCATCCGCTTTGATTTGATCCAGCGCGCGCCCGAAGGTGTGCGCGTTTACTACGGCGTCACCGACGACGGCATTCACGGGGCGTGGAAGAAAGTGGTGGGCGGCGAGGAGGAGTGA
- a CDS encoding response regulator: protein MPKILIVDDDRSMVKLLTTLLQLDGFQVIHEARGAEVLGIIRAQRPDAVLMDVHLSDADGIDLLRQVRADAAIGGTPIIIASGEDVRYQCEEAGANGFILKPYSPDQLTEALKKAIV, encoded by the coding sequence GTGCCAAAAATATTAATCGTAGACGACGATCGGAGCATGGTGAAACTACTCACCACCCTCCTTCAACTTGACGGGTTTCAGGTGATTCACGAGGCGCGTGGGGCTGAGGTGCTTGGCATCATCCGGGCCCAAAGGCCGGATGCAGTTTTGATGGACGTTCACCTGTCGGACGCCGACGGGATTGATCTGCTCCGCCAGGTTCGGGCCGACGCCGCGATTGGCGGGACGCCCATCATCATCGCTTCAGGCGAAGACGTTCGCTATCAATGTGAAGAGGCCGGCGCCAACGGCTTCATTCTCAAACCCTACTCGCCCGACCAGCTAACTGAAGCCCTAAAGAAGGCCATTGTCTGA